A DNA window from Paenibacillus andongensis contains the following coding sequences:
- a CDS encoding glycosyl hydrolase: MKRSELQHIFSNPPIENRSVPFWSWNGLLEQDELNAQVEGFKQQGMGGFMMHVREGLETPYMGKEFMEHVQQTVAKAKAEGVHAWLYDEDRYSSGMGGGKVPQIGGDAVRAKALSLNICRSFESDESIQAVYQARILGNELLSCTRVMDFHACILLDEDHVYLVFSRQVATPNEWCHGDTYTDNLNPESAEIFIETTYERYKEAVGEEFGSTVPGIFTDEPSILGFQEQLKAPEMTWISWSDLLPQAFAEKNGYEIWEALPYFFYHGSPSSKIRHDYWKTVTEMFCDAYTMQIGDWCRVNGISFTGHFCDEADLVGAVRHSGSIMPHYRYLDIPGIDTLCEQTEESLTIKQVSSVANQYGKKRVITETYGVTGWDLSFESRKWIGDWQFVLGVNLLTHHLALYTLRGCRKRDYPPSFNYNVNWWEHNHVLENYFARLGAVLSEGRVTRDVLVIHPATSVWAKLGRDVRAHEWRNEAGNTDELGKYSQEFNEFVRQLLGWHYDFDLGDELILREVGRVQEERLFVGQASYQVVVLPSLNNLLSSTYELLITYLNAGGWVLSFGNLPTLMDGEPSDEWQLLIDHSRFKQLLSHNDLSAEIERIVPRCVSLLDQNGREADRLLYMRRELQDCTVVFVVNNDRDAAHEVEVHIQGGGRVEEWNLLTGEVFDKPMNTQNNYAVFHENFGPADSKLYVISPCSEGASSKERNTKVLQPMSSLGPVASFTRTHPNALVLDRCQYRLRDEEWSEKMDVWQAQRKVREQLNMRQIYANGNLQRHFWVHVPHENDGTIVAFRFFFHVKDVPATDTFLVFEQAERFGFLLNGQLIMEKPNGWYLDRSMSTVKLPVLLEGENVLEVISEYTHDMEIEDAFLIGDFAVDNSCCLVTEPETLRFGDWCQQGYPHYCGSIVYHFDLDADIRKGERIVLEVGTYEAVTLNLKVNGQHEQAIPWRAAGTVELTDWLVQGINQIDIEVIGSPRNLLGPFHEIRSDRAWIDWWSFHPTGADYTPEYILRPYGLMGQILVNRMEERP; the protein is encoded by the coding sequence ATGAAAAGGTCAGAACTGCAGCACATATTTTCAAATCCTCCTATAGAAAATCGTTCCGTACCGTTCTGGTCGTGGAACGGCCTACTTGAGCAGGATGAACTGAATGCCCAAGTCGAGGGATTCAAACAACAGGGCATGGGCGGTTTTATGATGCACGTGCGGGAAGGACTTGAGACACCTTACATGGGTAAGGAGTTCATGGAACATGTTCAACAAACGGTCGCCAAAGCGAAAGCGGAGGGCGTTCACGCTTGGTTATATGACGAAGACCGCTATTCTTCAGGTATGGGAGGCGGCAAGGTGCCCCAAATCGGCGGCGATGCTGTGCGTGCAAAGGCGCTATCGCTGAACATTTGCAGAAGTTTTGAATCCGATGAGTCCATACAAGCCGTATACCAAGCGAGAATACTCGGAAATGAGTTGTTAAGCTGCACTAGGGTGATGGACTTTCATGCGTGCATTTTACTCGATGAGGATCACGTGTATTTGGTCTTTAGCAGGCAGGTCGCTACTCCAAACGAGTGGTGCCACGGTGATACCTATACGGATAACTTGAATCCAGAATCAGCGGAAATATTTATCGAGACGACGTACGAGCGCTACAAAGAAGCCGTCGGAGAAGAGTTTGGAAGCACGGTACCCGGTATTTTCACGGACGAACCCAGTATCCTCGGCTTTCAGGAACAACTTAAAGCGCCAGAGATGACCTGGATCTCGTGGTCCGATTTGTTACCTCAAGCGTTTGCCGAAAAAAATGGTTATGAGATTTGGGAAGCGCTTCCCTACTTTTTTTATCACGGTTCGCCGTCCTCCAAGATTCGGCACGACTACTGGAAGACGGTCACGGAAATGTTCTGCGATGCTTATACGATGCAAATTGGTGATTGGTGCCGAGTGAATGGGATTTCATTTACCGGGCATTTCTGCGATGAGGCTGATCTGGTAGGTGCAGTCAGGCATAGTGGCTCCATCATGCCTCATTATCGCTATCTTGACATTCCCGGTATCGATACATTATGTGAGCAAACGGAGGAAAGCTTAACCATCAAGCAGGTGTCAAGCGTTGCGAATCAGTATGGCAAGAAAAGAGTCATCACGGAAACATACGGAGTAACGGGATGGGATCTGTCATTCGAAAGCCGCAAATGGATCGGCGATTGGCAGTTCGTACTTGGCGTCAACTTACTGACCCATCACCTGGCACTTTATACGCTTCGCGGATGCCGCAAGCGCGATTATCCGCCTTCGTTTAATTACAATGTGAATTGGTGGGAGCATAATCATGTGTTGGAAAATTATTTTGCACGGCTCGGAGCGGTACTGAGTGAAGGGCGTGTGACAAGAGACGTGTTGGTCATCCACCCGGCGACTTCCGTTTGGGCGAAGCTCGGGAGAGATGTGCGGGCGCATGAATGGCGCAATGAAGCAGGCAATACCGATGAGCTTGGCAAATACAGTCAGGAATTCAACGAATTTGTTCGCCAGCTGCTTGGTTGGCATTACGATTTTGACTTAGGTGACGAGCTGATCTTGAGAGAGGTCGGCCGCGTACAGGAGGAACGGTTATTCGTTGGTCAAGCAAGCTATCAAGTCGTCGTACTGCCGTCACTTAATAATTTGCTAAGTTCAACGTATGAATTACTAATTACTTACCTGAATGCTGGAGGATGGGTACTGTCTTTTGGAAACTTACCCACATTAATGGATGGAGAACCATCTGATGAATGGCAGCTCCTGATCGACCATTCGCGTTTTAAGCAGCTTTTGTCCCATAATGACCTTTCAGCTGAAATAGAAAGAATCGTACCCCGCTGTGTTAGCCTTTTGGACCAGAACGGACGAGAGGCAGATCGGCTATTGTACATGCGCCGTGAGCTGCAGGACTGCACGGTTGTTTTCGTCGTTAACAATGATCGGGATGCGGCGCATGAGGTAGAAGTACACATTCAAGGAGGTGGACGGGTAGAAGAGTGGAATCTGCTCACAGGAGAAGTATTCGACAAACCTATGAATACGCAAAACAACTATGCCGTATTCCACGAAAACTTCGGTCCCGCCGACTCCAAGCTGTACGTTATATCCCCATGTAGCGAAGGAGCAAGCTCGAAGGAGCGGAATACGAAAGTGCTTCAGCCAATGTCCAGTTTGGGGCCGGTCGCTTCTTTTACACGGACGCATCCAAACGCCCTTGTACTGGATAGATGCCAGTATCGACTGCGGGATGAAGAATGGTCGGAGAAGATGGATGTATGGCAAGCTCAGAGAAAAGTACGCGAACAACTGAATATGAGGCAAATCTATGCGAACGGCAATCTCCAACGGCATTTTTGGGTTCATGTTCCTCATGAGAATGATGGCACGATTGTCGCTTTCCGTTTCTTCTTCCATGTGAAGGATGTTCCTGCGACGGATACGTTCCTGGTCTTCGAACAGGCGGAGCGATTCGGTTTTCTTCTGAACGGACAGCTAATCATGGAAAAGCCGAATGGCTGGTATCTAGACCGCTCGATGTCAACGGTCAAGCTCCCTGTTCTGCTCGAGGGAGAGAATGTGCTGGAGGTCATCAGTGAATACACGCATGATATGGAAATCGAGGACGCGTTCTTGATCGGTGATTTCGCCGTGGATAACAGCTGCTGTCTCGTCACAGAGCCAGAGACGCTCAGATTCGGAGATTGGTGCCAGCAGGGCTATCCGCATTACTGCGGAAGCATAGTCTACCATTTCGACCTTGATGCGGATATTAGGAAAGGTGAACGGATCGTCTTGGAAGTAGGGACATATGAAGCGGTCACCTTGAATCTCAAAGTAAACGGACAACATGAGCAGGCCATTCCGTGGCGAGCTGCGGGGACGGTTGAGCTCACCGATTGGCTCGTCCAAGGAATTAATCAGATTGATATCGAGGTTATTGGCAGTCCCCGCAACCTTTTGGGTCCGTTTCACGAAATTCGGTCGGATCGGGCATGGATAGATTGGTGGTCGTTCCATCCTACAGGAGCTGATTATACGCCGGAATATATACTGCGACCTTACGGATTGATGGGGCAGATTCTTGTTAACCGTATGGAGGAAAGGCCATGA